A portion of the Haliaeetus albicilla chromosome 5, bHalAlb1.1, whole genome shotgun sequence genome contains these proteins:
- the TC2N gene encoding tandem C2 domains nuclear protein isoform X3: MIVISMVQESEAVAASKPTIVEKPPLSSVSVKRQVGCSEDYLLSKLPLDGQEVPFVVPPFKLAYVQPKNLPSISHAGGIQESARASLGDRKAELHGMYQWPRYDVYNPFYLEHRVSPDLIRRFQAKSDNRKLYGSVCDLRPSALPASFDVSRSMFDLRSPPHRFMKRYDSFSSVPSSTSSRKDSQGSNRSLDTITLSGDERDFGRLNVKLCYVSSVEQIWITVLHCKDLSWPSSYGEDPRIYVKGILTLPKPVHFKSSAKEGCSDIEFMETFVFAIKLQSLQAVRLVFKIQMQTPRKKTIGECSLALRELSSEESSHWLDISPPSKAPVCRAELQIGTCFQAINRRIQLQILEAQNLPVSSTPLSSNFFVKVGMFSTEGMIYKKKTRLLKSTNGQVKWGEMMIFPVSQAEQGISFLIKLYSRSSVRRKHFLGQIWISSDSSNSEAVEQWKDTIANPEKVVVKWYSIGPS; encoded by the exons atgatcgTGA TTTCCATGGTGCAGGAATCTGAAGCAGTAGCCGCAAGCAAGCCAACTATTGTAGAGAAGCCTCCATTGTCTTCTGTGTCAGTGAAGCGTCAAGTTGGCTGTTCAGAGGATTATCTTCTTTCTAAACTGCCCCTGGATGGTCAGGAGGTACCATTTGTGGTCCCTCCATTCAAATTGGCTTATGTGCAGCCGAAGAACCTTCCTAGTATCTCACATGCTGGAGGGATTCAAG AATCTGCCAGAGCCTCACTTGGTGACCGGAAAGCAGAACTGCACGGCATGTACCAATGGCCCCGCTATGACGTGTACAACCCATTCTATTTGGAGCATCGGGTTTCGCCAGATCTGATTAGGCGCTTCCAAGCAAAATCAGATAATAGGAAATTATATGGATCAG TTTGTGATTTAAGACCTAGTGCTTTGCCTGCATCATTTGATGTAAGTCGTTCAATGTTTGATCTCAGAAGCCCACCTCATCGATTCATGAAG AGATACGATTCATTCTCCAGTGTACCTAGCAGTACCTCTTCCAGGAAGGATTCGCAAGGCAGTAACAGGAGTCTGg ATACTATTACATTATCAGGTGATGAAAGAGACTTTGGAAGACTGAATGTGAAGTTGTGTTATGTTTCTTCTGTAGAACAGATTTGGATCACAGTTTTACAT TGCAAAGATCTGAGCTGGCCTTCTAGCTATGGGGAAGATCCTCGTATCTACGTCAAGGGAATTCTCACACTGCCCAAACCAGTGCATTTCAAATCTTCTGCCAAGGAAGGGTGCAGT gaCATTGAATTTATGGAAACTTTTGTATTTGCTATTAAACTGCAAAGCCTGCAGGCTGTCAGATTGGTATTTAAAATCCAGATGCAGActcccaggaaaaaaacaattggAGAGTGCTCCTTGGCACTGCGGGAGCTCAGCTCAGAGGAGTCAAGTCATTGGCTGGATATATCTCCTCCCTCCAAAGCACCT GTGTGCCGTGCAGAACTTCAAATAGGAACTTGTTTTcaggcaataaacaggaggatTCAGTTACAGATTCTTGAAGCACAAAACCTTCCAGTTTCATCTACACCGCTGTCTTCAA ATTTCTTCGTGAAAGTTGGAATGTTTAGTACAGAAGGGATGATTTATAAGAAGAAGACTCGTCTTCTGAAGTCCACTAATGGCCAAGTGAAGTGGGGAGAAATGATGATTTTTCCAGTTAGCCAAGCTGAACAAGGAATTAGCTTTCTCATCAAGCTCTACAGCAGAAGCTCAGtgagaagaaaacacttcttGGGACAG ATCTGGATAAGTTCTGATAGCAGTAACAGTGAAGCAGTAGAGCAGTGGAAAGATACTATTGCCAACCCTGAAAAAGTTGTTGTTAAATGGTACAGCATTGGTCCATCCTGA
- the TC2N gene encoding tandem C2 domains nuclear protein isoform X1, which translates to MATECIKNCCKWCFCMEKEKNDPVSMVQESEAVAASKPTIVEKPPLSSVSVKRQVGCSEDYLLSKLPLDGQEVPFVVPPFKLAYVQPKNLPSISHAGGIQESARASLGDRKAELHGMYQWPRYDVYNPFYLEHRVSPDLIRRFQAKSDNRKLYGSVCDLRPSALPASFDVSRSMFDLRSPPHRFMKRYDSFSSVPSSTSSRKDSQGSNRSLDTITLSGDERDFGRLNVKLCYVSSVEQIWITVLHCKDLSWPSSYGEDPRIYVKGILTLPKPVHFKSSAKEGCSDIEFMETFVFAIKLQSLQAVRLVFKIQMQTPRKKTIGECSLALRELSSEESSHWLDISPPSKAPVCRAELQIGTCFQAINRRIQLQILEAQNLPVSSTPLSSNFFVKVGMFSTEGMIYKKKTRLLKSTNGQVKWGEMMIFPVSQAEQGISFLIKLYSRSSVRRKHFLGQIWISSDSSNSEAVEQWKDTIANPEKVVVKWYSIGPS; encoded by the exons ATGGCAACAGAATGTATAAAAAACTGCTGTAAATGGTGTTTctgcatggaaaaagaaaaaaatgatc CAGTTTCCATGGTGCAGGAATCTGAAGCAGTAGCCGCAAGCAAGCCAACTATTGTAGAGAAGCCTCCATTGTCTTCTGTGTCAGTGAAGCGTCAAGTTGGCTGTTCAGAGGATTATCTTCTTTCTAAACTGCCCCTGGATGGTCAGGAGGTACCATTTGTGGTCCCTCCATTCAAATTGGCTTATGTGCAGCCGAAGAACCTTCCTAGTATCTCACATGCTGGAGGGATTCAAG AATCTGCCAGAGCCTCACTTGGTGACCGGAAAGCAGAACTGCACGGCATGTACCAATGGCCCCGCTATGACGTGTACAACCCATTCTATTTGGAGCATCGGGTTTCGCCAGATCTGATTAGGCGCTTCCAAGCAAAATCAGATAATAGGAAATTATATGGATCAG TTTGTGATTTAAGACCTAGTGCTTTGCCTGCATCATTTGATGTAAGTCGTTCAATGTTTGATCTCAGAAGCCCACCTCATCGATTCATGAAG AGATACGATTCATTCTCCAGTGTACCTAGCAGTACCTCTTCCAGGAAGGATTCGCAAGGCAGTAACAGGAGTCTGg ATACTATTACATTATCAGGTGATGAAAGAGACTTTGGAAGACTGAATGTGAAGTTGTGTTATGTTTCTTCTGTAGAACAGATTTGGATCACAGTTTTACAT TGCAAAGATCTGAGCTGGCCTTCTAGCTATGGGGAAGATCCTCGTATCTACGTCAAGGGAATTCTCACACTGCCCAAACCAGTGCATTTCAAATCTTCTGCCAAGGAAGGGTGCAGT gaCATTGAATTTATGGAAACTTTTGTATTTGCTATTAAACTGCAAAGCCTGCAGGCTGTCAGATTGGTATTTAAAATCCAGATGCAGActcccaggaaaaaaacaattggAGAGTGCTCCTTGGCACTGCGGGAGCTCAGCTCAGAGGAGTCAAGTCATTGGCTGGATATATCTCCTCCCTCCAAAGCACCT GTGTGCCGTGCAGAACTTCAAATAGGAACTTGTTTTcaggcaataaacaggaggatTCAGTTACAGATTCTTGAAGCACAAAACCTTCCAGTTTCATCTACACCGCTGTCTTCAA ATTTCTTCGTGAAAGTTGGAATGTTTAGTACAGAAGGGATGATTTATAAGAAGAAGACTCGTCTTCTGAAGTCCACTAATGGCCAAGTGAAGTGGGGAGAAATGATGATTTTTCCAGTTAGCCAAGCTGAACAAGGAATTAGCTTTCTCATCAAGCTCTACAGCAGAAGCTCAGtgagaagaaaacacttcttGGGACAG ATCTGGATAAGTTCTGATAGCAGTAACAGTGAAGCAGTAGAGCAGTGGAAAGATACTATTGCCAACCCTGAAAAAGTTGTTGTTAAATGGTACAGCATTGGTCCATCCTGA
- the TC2N gene encoding tandem C2 domains nuclear protein isoform X2: MATECIKNCCKWCFCMEKEKNDLSMVQESEAVAASKPTIVEKPPLSSVSVKRQVGCSEDYLLSKLPLDGQEVPFVVPPFKLAYVQPKNLPSISHAGGIQESARASLGDRKAELHGMYQWPRYDVYNPFYLEHRVSPDLIRRFQAKSDNRKLYGSVCDLRPSALPASFDVSRSMFDLRSPPHRFMKRYDSFSSVPSSTSSRKDSQGSNRSLDTITLSGDERDFGRLNVKLCYVSSVEQIWITVLHCKDLSWPSSYGEDPRIYVKGILTLPKPVHFKSSAKEGCSDIEFMETFVFAIKLQSLQAVRLVFKIQMQTPRKKTIGECSLALRELSSEESSHWLDISPPSKAPVCRAELQIGTCFQAINRRIQLQILEAQNLPVSSTPLSSNFFVKVGMFSTEGMIYKKKTRLLKSTNGQVKWGEMMIFPVSQAEQGISFLIKLYSRSSVRRKHFLGQIWISSDSSNSEAVEQWKDTIANPEKVVVKWYSIGPS; the protein is encoded by the exons ATGGCAACAGAATGTATAAAAAACTGCTGTAAATGGTGTTTctgcatggaaaaagaaaaaaatgatc TTTCCATGGTGCAGGAATCTGAAGCAGTAGCCGCAAGCAAGCCAACTATTGTAGAGAAGCCTCCATTGTCTTCTGTGTCAGTGAAGCGTCAAGTTGGCTGTTCAGAGGATTATCTTCTTTCTAAACTGCCCCTGGATGGTCAGGAGGTACCATTTGTGGTCCCTCCATTCAAATTGGCTTATGTGCAGCCGAAGAACCTTCCTAGTATCTCACATGCTGGAGGGATTCAAG AATCTGCCAGAGCCTCACTTGGTGACCGGAAAGCAGAACTGCACGGCATGTACCAATGGCCCCGCTATGACGTGTACAACCCATTCTATTTGGAGCATCGGGTTTCGCCAGATCTGATTAGGCGCTTCCAAGCAAAATCAGATAATAGGAAATTATATGGATCAG TTTGTGATTTAAGACCTAGTGCTTTGCCTGCATCATTTGATGTAAGTCGTTCAATGTTTGATCTCAGAAGCCCACCTCATCGATTCATGAAG AGATACGATTCATTCTCCAGTGTACCTAGCAGTACCTCTTCCAGGAAGGATTCGCAAGGCAGTAACAGGAGTCTGg ATACTATTACATTATCAGGTGATGAAAGAGACTTTGGAAGACTGAATGTGAAGTTGTGTTATGTTTCTTCTGTAGAACAGATTTGGATCACAGTTTTACAT TGCAAAGATCTGAGCTGGCCTTCTAGCTATGGGGAAGATCCTCGTATCTACGTCAAGGGAATTCTCACACTGCCCAAACCAGTGCATTTCAAATCTTCTGCCAAGGAAGGGTGCAGT gaCATTGAATTTATGGAAACTTTTGTATTTGCTATTAAACTGCAAAGCCTGCAGGCTGTCAGATTGGTATTTAAAATCCAGATGCAGActcccaggaaaaaaacaattggAGAGTGCTCCTTGGCACTGCGGGAGCTCAGCTCAGAGGAGTCAAGTCATTGGCTGGATATATCTCCTCCCTCCAAAGCACCT GTGTGCCGTGCAGAACTTCAAATAGGAACTTGTTTTcaggcaataaacaggaggatTCAGTTACAGATTCTTGAAGCACAAAACCTTCCAGTTTCATCTACACCGCTGTCTTCAA ATTTCTTCGTGAAAGTTGGAATGTTTAGTACAGAAGGGATGATTTATAAGAAGAAGACTCGTCTTCTGAAGTCCACTAATGGCCAAGTGAAGTGGGGAGAAATGATGATTTTTCCAGTTAGCCAAGCTGAACAAGGAATTAGCTTTCTCATCAAGCTCTACAGCAGAAGCTCAGtgagaagaaaacacttcttGGGACAG ATCTGGATAAGTTCTGATAGCAGTAACAGTGAAGCAGTAGAGCAGTGGAAAGATACTATTGCCAACCCTGAAAAAGTTGTTGTTAAATGGTACAGCATTGGTCCATCCTGA